The following coding sequences are from one Nicotiana tomentosiformis chromosome 3, ASM39032v3, whole genome shotgun sequence window:
- the LOC138908020 gene encoding uncharacterized protein yields the protein MRNIKDARIPRAMRSDSSQRDLNLWCEYHGMNGHRTWDCQHLRQEVVTSLKNGHYRKFLSDRAKNNYGHNKDNAELPKAGEEPPRQTINMIFGGNEINKVTLSAAKKMKVSITHSKRLQEDDITFTEEDVDKLLLPHNDTLVISLNVLDYKIRRCLVDLGSSANIIQWRVLEQTKLTGSIIPAIKLLAGFNLASVTTREEILLLINAEGVMKTTLFEVVDGDMRYNIILGRPWLHEMKAVPSTYHQLLKFPTHEGIKQIRGDQSTTKEMNAILVSSSKGKERTT from the coding sequence atgagaaacattaaagatgCACGAATCCCGAGAGCTATGAGATCCGATTCCAGCCAGAGAGATCTCAACTTATGGTGTGAGTATCATGGGATGAACGGTCACCGGACATGGGACTGCCAACACCTCCGACAGGAGGTGGTAACATCATTGAAGAATGGTCACTACAGaaaattcttgagtgaccgagccaagaataaTTATGGTCATAATAAAGATAACGCCGAACTtccgaaagcaggagaagaacccccacgccaaacgatcaatatgatcttcggggGGAATGAGATTAACAAGGTCACCCTTTCGGCAGCAAAGAAGATgaaagtatcgataactcacaGTAAAAGACTCCaagaagacgatatcactttcacggaggaagacgtAGACAAATTGCTATTACCACACAACGACAcactggtaatctctttaaatgtgttagattatAAGATCAGACGTTGTCTAGTGGATctaggaagttcggctaatatcatacaatggagagtattggagcaaactaaactcaccggaagtatTATTCCGGCAATAAAGCTCCTTGCTGGTTTCAACCttgcaagtgtgacaacccgggAAGAGATTTTGCTGCTCATAaacgctgaaggagtaatgaaaacaactctctttgaagtagtagatggcgacatgaggtacaacattATCCTcggaaggccatggttacacgagatgaaagctgtaccttcaacatatcaccaattgctgaagtttccaacacACGAAGGGATCAAGCAGATACGAGGTGATCAATCGACAACaaaggagatgaatgcaattttagTTTCTagcagcaaagggaaggagcgcacgacatag
- the LOC104118444 gene encoding probable pectinesterase/pectinesterase inhibitor 17 codes for METKLGFFVLFISFSAFLFPAFSITLFDNDINNWCNKAPYPNQCKYFMNHGPYHFAPKHNTDFKKMAMQIAMERALQAETYTKQLGTKCRNEREKAAWSDCVNLYESTILQLNKTLDPNTKCTDFDTQTWLSTALTNLETCRTGFVELGVNSDYILPSIMSNNVSELICNTLALNNNGSTLKQTYKYGFPTWFSPGDRKLLQSSTVRPNIVVAQDGTGNFRTIKAALDAAAKRSGNGRFIIHVKRGVYRENLEIGSKMKNIMLVGDGLRYTIITGSRSVVGGSTTFKSATVAVTGEGFIARGITFRNTAGPQNHQAVALRSGSDQSVFYRCGFEGYQDTLYVHSQRQFYKECYIYGTVDFIFGNAAVVLQNCMIFARQPMDKQKITITAQGRTDPNQNTGISIHNSRVMAASDLRPVLNTFKTYLGRPWKQYSRTVFMKTYLDSLVDPAGWLEWDGNFALNTLYYGEYRNSGAGASTSRRVRWRGYRVITNSNEAAKFSVENFIAGRSWLPATNVPFRAGL; via the exons ATGGAGACAAAGCTTGGTTTCTTCGTACTATTCATTTCCTTTTCTGCATTCCTTTTTCCTGCTTTTTCCATTACCCTTTTTGACAATGACATCAATAATTGGTGCAACAAAGCCCCTTATCCCAATCAATGCAAGTATTTCATGAACCATGGTCCGTATCATTTTGCACCCAAGCACAACACGGATTTCAAGAAAATGGCAATGCAAATAGCCATGGAAAGAGCACTCCAAGCTGAGACTTACACCAAACAACTAGGTACAAAGTGTAGGAATGAACGCGAGAAGGCAGCTTGGTCCGATTGCGTTAACCTCTACGAGAGCACAATTCTCCAACTCAATAAAACACTCGACCCAAATACCAAGTGTACCGATTTTGATACACAAACATGGTTAAGTACAGCCTTAACAAATCTTGAAACTTGTCGAACCGGGTTCGTTGAGCTAGGCGTTAATTCAGACTACATTTTACCTAGTATCATGTCAAACAATGTGTCTGAATTAATTTGTAACACTTTGGCACTCAACAATAATGGCTCCACTTTGAAGCAAACTTATAAATATGGTTTCCCAACTTGGTTTTCTCCAGGTGACAGAAAATTGTTGCAATCATCTACCGTAAGGCCAAATATAGTGGTGGCTCAAGATGGTACGGGGAATTTCCGGACAATTAAAGCAGCGTTAGATGCTGCTGCTAAAAGAAGTGGAAATGGAAGGTTTATTATACATGTGAAGCGTGGAGTTTACAGAGAGAATTTGGAGATTGGAAGCAAAATGAAGAATATTATGTTGGTTGGTGATGGTTTGAGGTACACCATTATCACGGGTAGCCGCAGTGTAGTTGGAGGTTCTACCACGTTTAAATCTGCTACTGTTG CTGTTACTGGGGAAGGATTTATTGCTCGAGGCATCACATTCCGCAACACAGCTGGTCCACAAAATCATCAAGCAGTTGCACTGCGTTCTGGATCTGACCAATCAGTTTTCTATCGTTGTGGATTTGAAGGATATCAAGACACACTTTACGTCCATTCACAAAGACAATTCTATAAAGAATGTTATATCTACGGGACAGTTGACTTCATTTTTGGTAACGCTGCAGTAGTTTTGCAAAACTGCATGATATTTGCTAGGCAACCTATGGATAAACAAAAGATTACTATAACAGCACAAGGCCGCACTGATCCTAACCAAAATACTGGAATTTCAATACATAATTCGCGAGTTATGGCAGCTTCTGACCTTAGGCCTGTGTTAAATACATTCAAGACATATTTGGGACGACCATGGAAACAATATTCACGTACTGTTTTTATGAAAACGTACCTTGATTCGTTGGTGGATCCTGCTGGTTGGCTAGAATGGGATGGTAATTTTGCTTTAAATACTTTGTACTATGGAGAATATAGGAACAGTGGAGCTGGAGCATCGACTAGTAGGAGAGTCAGGTGGCGCGGGTATCGAGTGATCACAAATTCAAATGAAGCAGCAAAGTTCAGTGTGGAAAATTTTATTGCTGGTCGATCATGGTTGCCTGCAACCAACGTGCCATTTCGTGCAGGTCtctaa